The nucleotide sequence GTCTTGTCATCAGCACAGGCAAGCGACGGCGCGCAAATGCGCTAACAGTAACACTGTTCTCGACAGCGGAGAGCTTAGAGGCGCTGGAAAGGACACCCATGTCGTAAAGCTTATTGAGGAGAAGTTCTTCGTGCTTGCGGCGTGTTGCGTTCTCGGGAGGGAGGAGGGAAAGGCGATGGGCGAGTTGGCGCAGAGACTGTGATTGTTAGTACCATGAATCTACGCCTGAGATTGAAGTGACATAGACTTACGCCACAAAGACGGTTATACTTGTGATAGTCCTCGGGCTTCTGGATCATATAACGTCGCATGACGGCCTTGTCGCGATGGCCATTGTCGGATTTGTATGTGATGAAGTCTGTCTTTCGGAGGAGCTTCTGCTCGTGATGCTTGAGTTTTCGCACCATGATCACGGTAGTTGTTCACCTCCAAGTACTAAACACTCCGTATTCCTCGCTTAATGGTTTTTTTATGTGTCGGCGCAGTTGTTGGTAGAGGTAATCGTTGCTGTCCCGCgatataaaaagtttaagGTTGGATGAGAAAACGATAAAATCTGGGTGGAGTCGCGGAATCTGCCCCGCCGCATTCCGCTTGGTCGAAAAACCTCCAACGGTCGAACATCACCAAAACCAGCTCTAGAGCCTCGCAAACCGCCAATTCGACCGACGGCTTCAATTGCGACCGCCCAAGATGCCTCCTCAACTACCGACGGCCTCGACGGCCTCAACTATTGCGCGCAGCGTCATCCGTCCATTTTCCACCACAGCAACTACTGCAGCTCCCGGCCGACAACCCCCCTCCGGTGGACACGCCAGCCGTCTTGCTAGTCTAAatgccagcaacagcaagggACCAGTTGgtcgaggagctcgaggagaTGCTGCTGCGAGGCTCCTAGAGAGATTCAAGACGCGGACAAACTCGTACACTATGGAGAAGACGGCGCAGATGGAGTTTCTCAAGAACCAGAAGATGTCAAACGATTTCCTCAAGCAGATGCCCAGACGATGGGAGGCTGGTGACGTGTACTCGCCGCACGATTTGAGTCCCGTCGAGATGCAGAagtggaggaagaagactgtGCGGAACAATGATGTTATCGATGCTCTTGGAATCAGCCCTCTGGATATGTACAAGGTGCGTTCAAATCGCCAACCATTTGTTACCCACACTGACATTTCTCCTAGAACTTCTCGCTCATCGAGCACTTCACATCAACATCTGGAATGATCAACCACTCCAATCTCACACGCCTTCGGCCCGTCAACCAGCGCAAGGTGGCCAAGATGGTTCGCCGAGTACAGGGCATGGGTATCTACCCCAGCGTGCACGCTCACCCTGAGATGCTCCGAGACCAATTCTTCTCACGCCACAAGTAGACCAGTCGTATATAGAAAGGGGAAAACGGCTTGTTCTGCGCTGGCGTTTATGTTGTCTGGGATGATTGATGTCATGGTCATTATTTTTTGGTCATATGTATAACAGCCTCAACCTCTATGTAACATATTGATACAAATGTCTGCATCCAAACATATCTTCGTTTTATGCAAAATCTTTATGATACACTCAAGCTCTTATTACCCTGTTCAGCTTGTATTGGCACAGCGAGTCTTTGTTAAGTCGCTTACCCTTGGACTCGAGGTTAGCCCATGCTTCGGGATACCTCGCCTGGGCCCAGCTTTTGAAATTCGATTGCAGCGTCTGCCCTGGTAGAGCATTGAAAGCAATGCCCAGTCTAGTTTTTGTTAGCGATTTGCTATATCAGTAGGATGATATTATTGAAACTCACGTCATTGCATCTGGCTCGCCCGCCGTCGCCAAGCTCATTCGCATAATGAGATCCTTAACCCCTGCCTCCTCTCCACTGCCAGCAATAGCACCAACATATGCGTTGTATACCACTGGTGGCACATCAATATCCATGCTCTTTATCCGCTTCCAGATGATGTGTGCTTGACTTGCACCATTCGGCGTACGCTCAAGAGCCCAGAACACAGCTTCTAAACTGGCATAGGAAGGCCCTTCTTGGGAGGCTGTGATCGCTTGCCAAAAGTCCATTGCCTGGGTAGTCTTCCCGCAAGCCGCATGAGCTAATAGGAGAGAGGTATAGAGTTGGGTGTTGGGCTCAACTGTTGTATCCATCTTGAGCATGTTGTGGACGATGTCCAGAGGCTCCTCATCTGGACATCGTGATAAACCCTCAAAACATGATATATATGTCTCACGCTTGGGGTGGTAATCGCTATTTCGGTGCTGTCGCATGTGGCCAAAGACATGGGATGCCATATCTGGACGTTTTCGCTCAAAAAAGGCCTCCATCAGCTGTACACGGTGCTCAAAGCTAAGATCCTGGAAGAACTGCCGTAAAATCTGATACCCGTTCCATGCTCGTGAAGTGCTAGTTTCGCGATTCACACAGAATTGGGTGAATGCATCTTGAATGACCTCTCGCTCCGCTGCACTGAATTGGAACGAGTGGACGGATAATATGTCCATAACTTCGTAGTGCTGCTCGTTCTCCAAGAATCGGATACACAGCGAAGCGACTGTCTCTGGCTCAAGGAGTACCTGGTTCTCCTCACACATCTCGACAATCTCTCCGATGACCTTGAAATTTGGTGTCGATTGTGTCGTGAGGGTCATCATATACTCGTTTACAAGTCGACCGAAATCCCACCAAAGATCAGGTTGAACGTGCCAGGGCTCGTGGTGTGTGACTTTCTTGTATGCTGCATGAACTCCCGGTAGATAGCCTGCATGAAGTCGCATCTCCATGAGGATAAGGTGAGATTCGCCATCCAGCGGGAGACCCCTGTCTGTAGCAAGCGAGAGAATCTCCTCAGTTAGTAAAGAGTCGTTCAGTCCCATAGCAGCTCGGAGAAGGCTGTTAATAGTGGCTGTGGTGGTCTTGATAGCTTCCTGAGAACTGTCCATGTGGGCTATCATCTTTTCCACCTCTGGTAAGCCTCTACCAATTATGAGAATCGCCTGCAACAGGCTATCCCAGTAATGTTGCTCCGGCTTCTCGTTGAGCTGGTTACCGATCTCAATGAAAAAGGGAATCGCCCATTCTTGCAGGTTGTTGCGGGCAGCGAAAGAAGCAACCAGGGGGATAATCTTGTTTGAAGGACTTCCCGATAAGAGTGGTTTCTCGAACCATTGCTTTGTCTCGGGGACTCGGTTGTTCTGGGCAAAATAAGTGACCAGCACTCGCTGAAGGTGCTTGTCAAAGGGGTATCCGTTCTTCTCGGCATAGTTGATCAGCTCGACAAGGTCCTCTTCACGGCCGTCCCTGGCAAGTCCCTCCGCTAAAGATAATATCGGAtttttcgtcttcttcttgcagAATTCTATCACATCGTTCCATTTTGCGTAGGCAATCTCGAGAGCTTCTTTCGATCCGCCAAAGGTGCATAGCACAGTGAGGTACTGTGACCATAGTGTACCACTAGTCACCCAGTTCGGCGTCTGCAGCTTCGGGTTATTGATGGCGGACCAAAGGGTTTTGGCGAAATCTAAATGATGCTCGGTTCTCTCGCGAGGTCGGAGGCTCTCGAGAGCATTGAGGGCTTTCAGAATGTCCCagatctcgatcttggcctgGGTTGGAAATTCGTGTTCTTTAACAAGATATTCGAGGAGTCGACGGCATTGCATCGCTTGTGTACCGTTCAATGCCATACGACTAGACAGCTTTCCTTCGAAGAAAGATTTCCATGCCTGGACAAGCTCCTCTGTAGGTGGAGGCCGTAAGTTGTCGAGCATGCGACTCCTCCAAATCATAATCTTCTGCCATCCTGGTTCGAATTCGGGTTGACGAATCTCGCGGGGAGCTTTGGCGAACAGGCCGTCGAGGAAGAACCGTCTTGAGTAGCCATTATTGATTGTTCTAGGTGCACATCTTCGTCGAAGGGGGGCTGAATAGACAGCGCAAGACGGGGATCGGACTTGTTGGATAAGGACCCGTCGAGCATGGCGGGCCAAATGCGCCCTCATAATGGAATCAGTCtatgaggaggagagtcTGAACGAGGTTAGCCGTTGCCCATTACCGACGATTTTAACTAATCCTTACAAAAGCATGTTTGAAACGGCACATTCACAAAAGGTAGCGGGAATGGACTCGGCAATTGGGAAGCTCAAAATCCGATCGCGACACTGAGATTTTGGAGTTGAAGGCGGAATATCAGTCACCGATATTTATCCGATATTTAAAGACATTGAAATATATCCCCACCTCAAACACCTACGTTATCAATGGCATACTCTTCGTAAGAGCATCTCTTGTTATTTTTCTGAGATCATTGGCTTCGCTTAATGGAAGATTGATTATAGTAGCCAGGCAGGCCCAAACTTTTCCGATTCATGAAAGTTTGACCCCCCTTGGTCATTGTGTATGTAAACATTTTAAGTTTTGGTGCCACCAGCACATGCTGGGATACCCAGCGAGTCACTGTAATTCAGATGATGGGACCCTAGATTTAACTGTGACCCAGACTTTATGAAGATAAACGTTCTGTTGTTCTGGTCAGTTCAATGGACATATAGTTCTACCCGGGCGTAAGTCCGATGAAGCCCTGGACCAAAGCGCAACCGTGGATCTACGTCATGAAGCTAACCCTGATGAGTAGCTTACAGGAGCTTCAACTCCTTTCGTTATCATGGCATCGTGATCGTTGGTCAACAAAGGCTGAAACGCATGTACAGTATTATTAATCCACCAATGCCGTCCCTAGCCAGTAAATAAATGTCTCGGATGATGATCCGATTAATAGACTCTCATGGCGCTCATTTGGCTGTAACTGCCTACTATCTACCGAAATCGTACCCCGCCCGAAGCCGCAGACGTTGGTGGGGTGCTATGATGAGCGTAGGTCGCGGAAAGGAACGAAAATAAAGAGCTGGAGTTTAAGAGTCACATCTCCGAAACAAATCCTTTCCGAGGAACTATAAAGAGCTTGACCACTCCAACTTCCATTGACTTGTAGTCTTGAATCAAATTTAAACACCAACAGACACCATCAACCGTCGCAATGCCTCTCGTAACCCAGAACGTTAAGCCTCGTGTTATCCTGGGTCTAATGACCTTTGGACCCCCTGGTAGTGAACAGCTCGACGCGCGTATCTTTGACTCTGAAACTTACAACAAGGCTCTTGACCTCTTTCAAAGCAAGGGCTACAACGAAGTCGACACTGCTCGCATCTATGTTGGCGGCAAACAGGAGGGCTGGACTGGCTCGCAGACCAACTGGAAAGAGAGAGGACTTACTGTGGACACAAAGGTCAAGTATCCCGCCCAGCCTGGCGAGAACACATACGACAAGGTCATCCAGTCGGTGGAGACCAGTCTGAAGGAGCTGGGAACTGACTGCATCGATGTAAGTGGCATGTCCCGATAAGCTTAGTTGCATCATGCACTAACACGCCCATTAGCTGCTCTACCTCCATCGCCCTGACCGCGGCACTCCTTTCCAAGAAACCCTCGAGGCTATCAACAAGCTACACAAGGATGGAAAGTTTGTCAAGTTCGGTATCAGCAACTTCACCGCGTACGAGGTCGCAGAAGTTGTCATGATTTGCAAGTACAACAACTGGGTCCGGCCCACGGTCTACCAGGGCATGTACAACTGTCTCACCCGTTCTATCGAGGCAGAGCTCTTTGTGGCATGCAGGAGATACGGCCTCGACATCGTCGTGTATAACCCAATCGCTGGTGGCCTCCTttctggcaagatcaagtcCATGGACATCAAGCCCGAGAGCGGCCGTTTCTCTGATCAAAGCAAGATTGGTACCGCCTATCGTCAGCGATACTTCAGAGAGAGCACATTCAAGGCTCTGAAGGCTATCGAGGAAGCTACCGAGAAGAACGGACTGAGCATGCTTGAGACAGCATTGCGATGGATAATCCACCACTCCGGACTAAAGGTCACAAATGGCAACGATGGAATTATCATTGGTATGTCCAACATCCAGCAGCTCGAGCagaatcttgagcttgttgaaaAGGGACCTCTGCCCGACGAGGTGGTAAAGGCACTTGACCAGGCGTGGCTGTATTCCAAGGCAGATACAGCCAACTACTGGCACGGGGATTTGGAGTACACATATGATGTGCAAGAGGCTCTGTTTGGTGCGTCGGCCAAGTAAAATAGCAATAGGCAGAAGTAATACAGAGCTTGGCATAGACCACCTAGAAACCTGAATATAAACTCACGTGCTGTCATTCATTTCTGTTGGTGGCACGGTGATACCGCTCACAAAGGTTGTCTTGGGTTTGGGGGCGCGTGGAGAGAATACAGAGGGCACAAGACCGAAGGCGTCATTTGTTTGCAGGACAACATAAGAGTAAAGTAGCATCTCATGCAATCGGATCTTACAGAGAGATCCAAGAGACAGGTCAAAACCTGTTGTAGGTAACAGAGTAGGAATGTCCTTTTGTACCACGCATAAGCTTATTCCCGCACGTGGGAGCAGAGTTTAATCTCAGTTGGGAGTGAAGACTTTCAACGGTTAACGGTAACTTACTCGTCGTAACCTTTCACCTGTAACCGCGATAACCTCAATGAGTCGCTAGCAACAAACTCTCCTACCAGCGGCCATGATTCTACCTAAAAAATCGCCCCATGGCTTAACATTTGGTGCTTAGCCCTGTTCTCCAGTGGATTCCAGGTTCAACAATGACGAACCCCCTGCCCCGTGCCATTACAACTCCCCGCGCTGTTGGTCCCCTGCGCTACAGCGGAGTAAGCCCCCTGCAAAATCGGGGTCTCGAGACCCGCTTGTCTCCGCCCCGGACCATCCATGGCTGTTTTTCAACACCACCTTTACATACCACGGATCCAATACCACGCCTCGATTTGCCAAAAAGACCAAACCCGGTGCTGCCCCAAAATCAGCTAAGCCGTTTCACTCCTTTATCGCACCCCTCGCCTATTGTATTCGTAATTTTGTCGTGGTTGTTTTTCTCATATCTTTATGTAAAGTaccccttcccttccctctCCCTTCATGCCTCGGCGTGATACCAGTGACCAAGAAGTCCGCCTTCTGCAAGGTCACAATCGATCGTCTACAGACTCggattcttcaacatcatctaGCGACGATACCACATGCGAACCAGGCCCATCTTCGACTGCCAGACCAAACGTTGTTGGCGCCCGTGGCACCGCCGACCATCCGAGCGACGCTTCCGATCTTGACACGAAGCGCCACGATCCTAAGAATACAAAGATTCATAGTGACAGCGAGTGGCTGGAATTGGACAATATGGATCCCAATGACCTTCGCCGTCCTAATTACCATCGTCATGGCGATGGTAAATCTGGAACTCCTCTCCTTTACAAGGAAGATGACCCAGAGCGCGGCCGCGCTGGTTACTCGCCTCCTAGTGATGGGCCAAAGGGGTCAAGGGGGTCCAGCGAAGACGATCTCCCATATCATCCCAGAGAATCAATGGGAAGACCAAGTCTCAGTCGACGATCAACAATGCGCAGTCGAAGCCCTCAaactgctgccgctgccgccgaAGATTCGACCAAGAAGAGGTACACGTACGCAGgattcttcctcatcatcagtctGATCGCATTCTGCGTCCAGACAGAACTGAGCGCATACATCCAACACGACCTTGGCTGGGACAAGGCTTATTGTATGATGTACCTCACCCACGGTTCTTGGATCGTGTTATGGCCAGTTCAGCTCCTTATTTTGCGCTTCCAGAAGCGCGATGTACCCTGGCCAGTATTCTGGAAGCGACATAAGCAGCAATTACGcaccaccgccatcatgatcGAAAAGCAGACCTTGGATGTATTTCATATATCGATTCAGCATCGCGCGAGGCCCATTCGCTATTTTGTTCGATTCACTGCCATCATTACCTGCTCACTGACCGTCGCTGGTTTGAGTTGGTACATTGCCGTTAGTCTGACAACGCCATCGGATCTGACGGCCATTTACAATTGCTCCGCCTTCTTCGCATACGTATTTTCCGTTCCACTTCTTCGCGAGCCTCTTCGACTCGACAAGTCGGTAGCTGTTCTGATCGCCATTGGCGGTGTTCTCGTCGTTGCTTATGGTGACACCAAGGAGGGAGGCGAGAGTATTGAGGCCGGAAACCGATTCCTTGGCAATCTCGTCATTGGTGTCGGCTCAGTCTTGTATGGTCTGTACGAGGTCTTGTACAAGCGCTATGCTTGCCCACCCGAAGGCTGTTCGCCTGGTAGGGGTATGATCTTTGCCAACACCTTCGGTTCTCTGATTGGGCTCTTCACTCTCACTGTGCTCTGGCTTCCTCTCCCGATTCTCGACTGGCTCAACATTGAAAAGTTCGAGATTCCAGCTGCTTCCACGTGCTGGCTCATTCTCCTCGCGGTGCTTTCCAATGCCACTTTCAGCGGTTCATTCCTCGTTCTTATCTCGCTGACTTCGCCCGTCCTGTCATCGGTGGCTGCATTGCTCACCATCTTCATTGTGGCCATTGTGGATTGGAT is from Fusarium musae strain F31 chromosome 4, whole genome shotgun sequence and encodes:
- the IMP3 gene encoding Small subunit (SSU) processome component (EggNog:ENOG41~BUSCO:EOG09264Y0W); this encodes MVRKLKHHEQKLLRKTDFITYKSDNGHRDKAVMRRYMIQKPEDYHKYNRLCGSLRQLAHRLSLLPPENATRRKHEELLLNKLYDMGVLSSASKLSAVENSVTVSAFARRRLPVLMTRLRMAETVQAATKMIEQGHVRVGTETVTDPAYLVTRGMEDFVTWTVGSKIKRNIMKYRDQLDDFELL
- a CDS encoding hypothetical protein (BUSCO:EOG09264XLN) — encoded protein: MPPQLPTASTASTIARSVIRPFSTTATTAAPGRQPPSGGHASRLASLNASNSKGPVGRGARGDAAARLLERFKTRTNSYTMEKTAQMEFLKNQKMSNDFLKQMPRRWEAGDVYSPHDLSPVEMQKWRKKTVRNNDVIDALGISPLDMYKNFSLIEHFTSTSGMINHSNLTRLRPVNQRKVAKMVRRVQGMGIYPSVHAHPEMLRDQFFSRHK
- a CDS encoding hypothetical protein (EggNog:ENOG41) → MRAHLARHARRVLIQQVRSPSCAVYSAPLRRRCAPRTINNGYSRRFFLDGLFAKAPREIRQPEFEPGWQKIMIWRSRMLDNLRPPPTEELVQAWKSFFEGKLSSRMALNGTQAMQCRRLLEYLVKEHEFPTQAKIEIWDILKALNALESLRPRERTEHHLDFAKTLWSAINNPKLQTPNWVTSGTLWSQYLTVLCTFGGSKEALEIAYAKWNDVIEFCKKKTKNPILSLAEGLARDGREEDLVELINYAEKNGYPFDKHLQRVLVTYFAQNNRVPETKQWFEKPLLSGSPSNKIIPLVASFAARNNLQEWAIPFFIEIGNQLNEKPEQHYWDSLLQAILIIGRGLPEVEKMIAHMDSSQEAIKTTTATINSLLRAAMGLNDSLLTEEILSLATDRGLPLDGESHLILMEMRLHAGYLPGVHAAYKKVTHHEPWHVQPDLWWDFGRLVNEYMMTLTTQSTPNFKVIGEIVEMCEENQVLLEPETVASLCIRFLENEQHYEVMDILSVHSFQFSAAEREVIQDAFTQFCVNRETSTSRAWNGYQILRQFFQDLSFEHRVQLMEAFFERKRPDMASHVFGHMRQHRNSDYHPKRETYISCFEGLSRCPDEEPLDIVHNMLKMDTTVEPNTQLYTSLLLAHAACGKTTQAMDFWQAITASQEGPSYASLEAVFWALERTPNGASQAHIIWKRIKSMDIDVPPVVYNAYVGAIAGSGEEAGVKDLIMRMSLATAGEPDAMTLGIAFNALPGQTLQSNFKSWAQARYPEAWANLESKGKRLNKDSLCQYKLNRVIRA
- a CDS encoding hypothetical protein (EggNog:ENOG41), whose protein sequence is MPLVTQNVKPRVILGLMTFGPPGSEQLDARIFDSETYNKALDLFQSKGYNEVDTARIYVGGKQEGWTGSQTNWKERGLTVDTKVKYPAQPGENTYDKVIQSVETSLKELGTDCIDLLYLHRPDRGTPFQETLEAINKLHKDGKFVKFGISNFTAYEVAEVVMICKYNNWVRPTVYQGMYNCLTRSIEAELFVACRRYGLDIVVYNPIAGGLLSGKIKSMDIKPESGRFSDQSKIGTAYRQRYFRESTFKALKAIEEATEKNGLSMLETALRWIIHHSGLKVTNGNDGIIIGMSNIQQLEQNLELVEKGPLPDEVVKALDQAWLYSKADTANYWHGDLEYTYDVQEALFGASAK
- a CDS encoding hypothetical protein (EggNog:ENOG41) gives rise to the protein MPRRDTSDQEVRLLQGHNRSSTDSDSSTSSSDDTTCEPGPSSTARPNVVGARGTADHPSDASDLDTKRHDPKNTKIHSDSEWLELDNMDPNDLRRPNYHRHGDGKSGTPLLYKEDDPERGRAGYSPPSDGPKGSRGSSEDDLPYHPRESMGRPSLSRRSTMRSRSPQTAAAAAEDSTKKRYTYAGFFLIISLIAFCVQTELSAYIQHDLGWDKAYCMMYLTHGSWIVLWPVQLLILRFQKRDVPWPVFWKRHKQQLRTTAIMIEKQTLDVFHISIQHRARPIRYFVRFTAIITCSLTVAGLSWYIAVSLTTPSDLTAIYNCSAFFAYVFSVPLLREPLRLDKSVAVLIAIGGVLVVAYGDTKEGGESIEAGNRFLGNLVIGVGSVLYGLYEVLYKRYACPPEGCSPGRGMIFANTFGSLIGLFTLTVLWLPLPILDWLNIEKFEIPAASTCWLILLAVLSNATFSGSFLVLISLTSPVLSSVAALLTIFIVAIVDWMITGEPLSFAAIVGGAMIIVAFLGLTWSTYREMKEHAAREPVPDFSDSDKDGDIDSDED